From Quercus lobata isolate SW786 chromosome 11, ValleyOak3.0 Primary Assembly, whole genome shotgun sequence:
TATTGGCTTCTTATCTTTTGTCTCAGTCTCTTCCCCATTTTGTGCTTGCTTTATTGacttttattgttgaaaactgaaacagGCATGAAGTAGTAGGTGAGGTAGTGGAGGTGGGTTCAGATGTGAGCAAGTTCAGAGCAGGAGACATAGTGGGAGTGGGAGCCATTGTTGGATGCTGCAGAAACTGCCATCCATGCAAAAGGGACATAGAGCAATACTGCAACAAGAAAATTTGGTCCTATAACGATGTTTACACAGATGGCAAACCCACCCAAGGAGGCTTTGCTAGCTCCATGGTTGTGGACCAAAAGTAATTCATactcaaaaccaaaaaccctTTCACATCATATCAAAATATTGATCTTTCTTGCAATTAAAGAAAGATATGAATATGCAAAACTCTAAAATCTATTTCTTATGATTTATAGGTTTGTGGTGAAGATACCAGAAGGGATGGACCCAGAACAGGCAGCACCACTATTGTGTGCAGGAGTGACAATTTACAGTCCACTGAGTCACTTTGGGTTGAAGCAGAGTGGGTTGAGAGGAGGGATATTGGGGCTTGGAGGAGTGGGACACATGGGGGTGAAGATAGCCAAGGCCATGGGCCACCATGTGACTGTGATAAGCTCTTCTGATAAGAAAAGAGAGGAGGCATTGGACCATCTTGGCGCTGATGAGTACTTGGTCAGCTCTGATGCCACTAAAATGCAGGAAAAGACTGACACACTGGATTACATCATTGATACTGTGCCTGTGTTTCACCCTCTTGAGCCTTACCTTTCTTTGTTGAAGCTAGATGGGAAGTTGATCTTGATGGGTGTTATTAACACTCCTCTGCAGTTTCTCACTCCAGTGGTTATGCTCGGTAAGCCTCTCTCTCTACTTCAACTGCCTTTAATGCTCtaataaagttagaaaatttaggcaaattttggaaattttcatCTGGGTTTCTAATTTCTGAGGATTATGCTATTTTGGTTTGGGGAAagattgaatatttttgctgtaattaatgtttttgcttttttggggTGGCTGTTTTGTCTCTTACGTACAGACTTTTTCTCTAAGAATTTAATGTCAAAAGACTTTTTCTCTGATTATTACAAAAACTGAAACTATTTGTTGCATTTTATTGTTTCTAATTGTGGGTGAGCTGATTTGTTTGGTTCAATTTGTTCAGGGAGGAAGACAATCACTGGAAGCTTTGTTGGAAGTATTAAGGAAATAGAGGAGATGCTTGACTTCTGCAAAGAGAAGGGCCTGACTTCCATGATTGAAATCATCAAGATGGACTATGTTAACAAAGCCATTGAAAGGCTGGAGAAGAATGATGTTAGATACAGATTCGTAGTGGATGTTGCTGGAAGCAAACTTGATCAGTGAAAAcaaaatacacttgagagtgactaaaagccttttcttttttcttttttttcttttttttgtgcttcttttgTGTGAATTCTGTGTTTTCCCATAATAAGAAGTCAAGATAGTATATCTTAAATATTGATTTGATGTTTGTGTTGTGAATTCTTAAATTATAATGAAATGTAatcgtttctcaaaaaaaaaaaaaaaatgaaatgtaatcaattctcaaaaaaaaaagaaaaaaaaa
This genomic window contains:
- the LOC115968738 gene encoding probable cinnamyl alcohol dehydrogenase; its protein translation is MGSVEAQRTITGWAATDPTGILAPYTYSLRDTGPEDVYVKVICCGICHTDLHQIKNDLGMSNYPMVPGHEVVGEVVEVGSDVSKFRAGDIVGVGAIVGCCRNCHPCKRDIEQYCNKKIWSYNDVYTDGKPTQGGFASSMVVDQKFVVKIPEGMDPEQAAPLLCAGVTIYSPLSHFGLKQSGLRGGILGLGGVGHMGVKIAKAMGHHVTVISSSDKKREEALDHLGADEYLVSSDATKMQEKTDTLDYIIDTVPVFHPLEPYLSLLKLDGKLILMGVINTPLQFLTPVVMLGRKTITGSFVGSIKEIEEMLDFCKEKGLTSMIEIIKMDYVNKAIERLEKNDVRYRFVVDVAGSKLDQ